Proteins encoded within one genomic window of Rhododendron vialii isolate Sample 1 chromosome 1a, ASM3025357v1:
- the LOC131304216 gene encoding piezo-type mechanosensitive ion channel homolog isoform X6 gives MGTFLGGFVLPVLLLAAALLNWSLISLVDLLAFLLVRFTAPKRGFRFRGRYLLLWCIFIFSLLVIIAQVVFLILCALEDGKWSIADAWLAKLIGLMKFDSWRFPVVIYFLVIQLLVAFVASVEIRGDNFGLIPCQASSWEHLSSFAEQIGSHLRVASCLLSPAIQLVVGISNPSWVSLPFFVCSCVGLVDWSLTSNFLGLFRWWRTLWLYAGFNICLLYVYQLPISLPEISQWIAEFVGLYKVSNKSEWPEICSGLSLIVFYFMLSCIKHDLEEMEFIMSIREGNLAEQLLPSRHSFFIRQSRSGVRHTNVLLRGSVFRTFSINFFTYGFPVSLVALSFWSFHFTSICAFGLLAYVGYVVFAFPSLFRLHRLNGLLLVFILLWAVSTYIFNVAFAFLNWKVGKNMEIWELVGLWHYPIPGFFLLAQFCLGILVALGNLVSNSVFLYLSDEDGRSSNNNCAVEVKEEARVLIVATIAWGLRKCCRAIELVLIFLIAMKPGFIHAVYIIFFLVYLLSHNISKKIRQSLVLLCEAHFAILYILQLNLVLDFLEREGSLSMEIITQLGLLERDSSWDFLEMALLACLCAVHNHGSEMLFSFSAIVEHAPFLPVGFGILKAGLNKSVLLSVYASPAIRDSHSDSSYERKIASYLSAIGQKFLSVYRSFGTYIAFLTILVTVYLVRPNYVSFGYIFLLLFWITGRQLVEKTKRRLWCPLKAYAIVVFIFIYILSIFPSFEKWLSGKINLSDLGYDTEASLWENVWESLAIMIVMQLYSYERRQSRYTSMDYPDPLQYGVIGFIKRLLIWHSQKILFVALFYAALSPISAFGFIYLLGIVICSNLPKVSRFPSKSFLIFTGFLVVTEYLFQMFGKQAKMFPDQKHYYVSLLLGFRVFELGFWGLEAGLRGKVLVIAACTLQYNVFHWLEKVPSTVRNSETWEEPCPLFIAEEDTLPVVSISNGEAGILPDSSALSANRRGATSNSWPSFNSGSSDAGVSHDSNTRKYSFGNIWGSSMESHKWNKKRIHALKKERFETQVATLKIYLKYWMENTFNLFGLEINMIALLLASFALLNVASMVYIASLFACILLDRRIIRKFWPLFVFLFASILILEYFALWKTVVQLEQDSPNEPNVCCHDCWKSSILYFNYCTNCWLGLTVDDPRVLISYFVVFMLACFKLRADHISGFSLSFTYRQVKSQQKNAFVWRDLSFETKSMWTSLDYLRLYCYCHLLDLVLALILVTGTLEYDILHLGYLAFALVFFRIRLQILKKKNNIFKFLRVYNFVVIVLSLAYQSPFLGGFNDEKCGTIDYIYEVIGFYKYDYGFRITSRSAIVEIIIFVLVSLQSYMFASREFDYVFRYLEAEQIGAIVREQEKQAAWKKAQLQHIRESEEKKCQRNLQVEKMKSEMLNLQIQLNGINSTATWGDTSPNSEGLRRRGSISLYFSRDEQTRGKKEDILTKEELNKDADMVFPLELHESPKSVKTESPGTVESRNHLVESPHCEIIELEEDTADIGSINPEIEIKRKGHAKDNPIISAVQLLGDGVSQVQSYGNQAVTNLVSFLNIAEDESDTNEHSLGEDGVHDDKGNQERRQSLDRSSSLQSDKSRSMSDAASLQIGRIFHHIWSQMRSNNDVVCYCSFVLVFLWNFSLLSMAYLAALFLYALCVNTGPSYIFWVIMLIYTELYILLQYLYQVIIQHCGAEIQSILLNELGFPRNKITTSFVINTLPLFLVYLFTLLQSSITAKDGEWISTMEYDFGRRRVHFQQEALLGTNWSERAWKLLELVGNLAKVIVSSFSVYWRSLTQGAESPPYFVQLSLDVHLWPEDGIQPERIESAVNQILRIVHDERCKEKDPNVCHSSSRVHVQSIERSTESSNVALAVFEVVYASPLEECKPVEWYKSLTPAADVAKEILHAQRAGYLLLDCARSHYLPLLICHRKSHLLSFQPYHLYLFCNGVCLEYATFTSTSRWISAPCYIFDKISFSGTASHTDQIRGSS, from the exons ATGGGTACTTTTCTTGGCGGCTTTGTGCTGCCCGTGCTGCTTTTGGCAG CTGCTTTGCTGAATTGGAGTTTAATCTCTCTAGTTGATTTGCTAGCTTTTCTCCTCGTTCGGTTCACTGCTCCAAAAAGAG GTTTTCGTTTTCGAGGAAGATATCTCTTGTTGTGgtgtattttcatattttctctACTTGTTATAATTGCACAAGTAGTATTTCTTATTTTATGTGCTCTGGAGGATGGGAAGTGGAGTATAGCAGATGCTTGGTTGGCAAAGCTAATTGGACTGATGAA GTTCGATTCTTGGAGGTTTCCCGTAGTAATTTATTTCTTGGTCATACAACTATTAGTGGCTTTTGTTGCTTCTGTTGAAATCCGTGGGGACAATTTTGGTCTGATCCCATGTCAAGCTTCATCTTGGGAACATCTCTCATCATTTGCCGAACAAATAG GTTCTCATCTTAGGGTTGCTTCTTGCTTGCTGTCCCCTGCCATTCAACTTGTCGTGGGAATTAGCAACCCCTCTTGGGTTTCTCTGCCCTTTTTTGTTTGTAGCTGTGTTGGTCTTGTGGATTGGTCTTTGACAAGCAATTTTCTTGGCCTTTTCAG GTGGTGGAGGACCCTTTGGCTTTATGCAGGCTTCAACATTTGCCTGCTTTACGTGTATCAGCTCCCTATAAGTCTCCCAGAAATATCACAATGGATTGCTGAATTTGTTGGTCTGTACAAAGTATCTAATAAATCTGAGTGGCCGGAAATTTGTTCTGGTCTTTCTCTGATAGTGTTTTACTTTATG CTATCTTGCATTAAGCAtgatttggaggaaatggaGTTTATTATGTCCATTAGAGAAGGCAACTTGGCTGAGCAACTTCTTCCGTCAAGACATTCTTTTTTCATTCGTCAGTCAAG GTCTGGTGTGAGGCACACCAATGTTTTGCTTAGGGGATCAGTTTTTCGGACCTTTAGCATCAATTTTTTCACGTATGGTTTCCCG GTCTCTTTGGTTGCTCTTTCCTTCTGGAGTTTCCATTTTACAAGCATTTGTGCATTTGGATTACTTGCATATGTCGGCTACGTTGTGTTTGCCTTCCCATCCTTGTTTCGGTTGCACCGGTTAAATGGGCTGCTGCTTGTTTTCATTCTGTTGTGGGCTGTTAGCACATATATCTTCAATGTGGCATTTGCATTTCTGAACTGGAAAGTTGGGAAG AATATGGAGATATGGGAGCTGGTTGGGCTGTGGCATTATCCCATTCCTGGATTTTTCTTACTTGCACAGTTTTGTCTTGGAATTCTGGTAGCTCTGGGTAATCTTGTGAGCAACTCTGTTTTTCTCTACCTGTCTGATGAGGATGGACGATCTTCAAACAACAACTGTGCTGTTGAAG TAAAGGAAGAGGCCAGGGTACTGATTGTGGCCACAATCGCTTGGGGTCTGCGCAAATGCTGCCGAGCTATTGAGCTGGTGCTGATTTTCCTCATTGCAATGAAACCTGGATTCATCCATGCTGTATATA TTATATTCTTtttggtataccttttgagccACAACATCAGCAAGAAGATACGCCAATCCCTGGTTCTTCTTTGTGAAGCTCATTTTGCAATATTGTACATCCTTCAGCTTAATCTTGTCTTGgatttcttagagagagaaggctcTTTGAGCATGGAAATTATTACTCAGTTAG GTCTCCTTGAACGTGATAGTTCCTGGGACTTCTTGGAAATGGCTTTGCTTGCATGCTTATGTGCAGTTCATAACCATGGTTCTGAAATGCTATTTTCATTCTCAGCAATAGTAGAGCATGCCCCTTTCCTTCCGGTTGGATTTGGCATCCTGAAAGCTGGCCTGAATAAATCAGTTCTTTTGTCAGTTTATGCCTCACCAGCAATTAGAGACAGTCATAGCGACAGTTCTTATG AGAGAAAGATAGCTTCATATCTCAGTGCTATAGGGCAGAAATTTTTGTCCGTTTATAGGTCATTTGGGACCTACATTGCTTTTTTGACTATCCTTGTTACGGTATATCTTGTGAGACCAAATTATGTATCGTTTGGATACATTTTCCTTCTCCTATTCTGGATCACCGGAAGACAACTGGTTGAGAAGACAAAACGACGCCTATGGTGTCCGCTGAAAGCATATGCAATTGTGGTTTTTATCTTCATCTATATCTTGAGTATATTTCCCAGCTTTGAGAAGTGGCTGTCTGGGAAGATTAATCTTTCAGACTTGGGTTATGATACAGAAGCTTCATTGTGGGAAAATGTCTGGGAATCTCTGGCAATCATGATAGTGATGCAACTTTATAGTTATGAGAGGAGGCAAAGCAGGTATACTAGTATGGATTACCCTGATCCACTGCAATATGGTGTAATTGGGTTTATCAAGCGACTTCTGATTTGGCACAGTCAAAAGATTTTGTTTGTTGCTTTATTCTATGCGGCTTTATCTCCGATTAGTGCATTTGGGTTCATTTATCTTCTTGGCATCGTTATCTGTTCGAATTTACCCAAAGTTTCTCGGTTTCCATCCAAATCATTCTTGATCTTCACTGGATTTCTTGTGGTCACTGAATATCTGTTTCAGATGTTTGGTAAACAGGCTAAGATGTTTCCTGACCAGAAACACTATTATGTCTCCCTTCTTCTGGGTTTCCGGGTGTTTGAGCTTGGGTTTTGGGGTCTAGAAGCAGGCTTGAGGGGGAAAGTTCTGGTGATTGCTGCATGCACTCTTCAATACAATGTCTTCCATTGGTTGGAGAAGGTCCCAAGTACTGTTCGAAATTCCGAAACTTGGGAAGAACCTTGCCCCTTGTTCATTGCCGAAGAAGATACCTTGCCAGTAGTTTCCATTTCTAATGGGGAAGCAGGCATCCTACCAGATTCTAGTGCATTATCTGCAAACAGAAGGGGGGCGACTAGCAATTCATGGCCATCTTTCAATTCTGGTTCCTCTGACGCAGGTGTCTCCCATGATAGCAACACAAGGAAATATTCCTTTGGGAATATATGGGGTAGCTCTATGGAGAGCCACAAGTGGAATAAGAAGCGGATTCATGCCTTGAAGAAGGAGAGATTTGAAACACAGGTGGCTACcttgaaaatatatttgaagTATTGGATGGAGAATACCTTCAACCTCTTTGGCCTGGAGATAAACATGATTGCGTTGCTCCTTGCCAGTTTTGCTTTGTTGAATGTTGCTTCTATGGTGTATATTGCATCACTATTTGCTTGCATTCTTTTGGACCGGCGTATAATACGTAAATTCTGGCCGTTATTCGTCTTCTTGTTTGCATCCATTCTTATTCTTGAATACTTTGCTCTCTGGAAGACTGTTGTGCAATTGGAGCAGGATTCCCCAAATGAGCCTAATGTGTGTTGCCATGATTGTTGGAAAAGCTCAATCCTATACTTCAATTACTGCACAAACTGTTGGCTGG GACTTACTGTTGATGATCCTCGAGTGCTTATTAGCTATTTTGTAGTCTTCATGCTTGCATGTTTCAAACTTCGTGCTGATCATATTTCTGGATTCTCGCTGTCATTTACATACCGCCAAGTAAAGTCTCAACAGAAGAATGCATTTGTTTGGAGAGATCTTTCTTTTGAGACAAAAAGCATGTGGACTTCTCTCGACTACTTGAGGCTCTACTGTTACTGTCATCTATTGGATCTTGTGCTTGCTCTGATTTTggttacggggacccttgagtATGACATTCTGCACCTTGGTTATCTTGCTTTTGCTCTAGTTTTCTTCCGTATAAGACTCCAAATactaaagaagaagaacaacataTTCAAGTTCCTCCGAGTTTATAACTTTGTTGTCATTGTTCTTTCGCTTGCTTATCAATCTCCCTTTCTGGGGGGTTTCAATGATGAAAAATGTGGCACGATTGACTATATCTATGAGGTGATtggattttacaaatatgactACGGTTTTAGGATTACTTCCAGATCTGCTATTGTTGAGATAATTATCTTTGTGCTTGTGTCATTGCAATCATACATGTTTGCTTCCCGGGAGTTTGATTATGTGTTCCGATACCTGGAGGCAGAGCAAATTGGTGCCATTGTACGAGAACAAGAGAAGCAAGCTGCATGGAAGAAGGCACAGTTACAGCATATTCGTGAATCTGAGGAAAAGAAATGCCAACGCAACTTACAAGTGGAAAAGATGAAATCTGAGATGCTCAACCTTCAAATCCAGCTTAATGGCATAAACTCCACTGCTACTTGGGGTGACACTTCTCCAAATAGTGAAGGGCTAAGAAGGAGGGGCagtatttctctttattttagtAGAGATGAACAGACCCGTGGAAAAAAGGAAGATATACTGACAAAAGAGGAGCTGAATAAAGATGCAGATATGGTATTTCCATTAGAACTGCATGAATCTCCCAAGAGTGTGAAAACAGAGAGTCCAGGGACAGTGGAGTCTAGAAACCATTTAGTGGAATCACCTCATTGTGAAATCATTGAGCTTGAAGAGGATACTGCTGATATTGGGTCAATTAATCCTGAAATTGAAATTAAGCGTAAAGGCCATGCGAAGGACAATCCTATAATTTCTGCAGTACAGCTCCTAGGTGATGGTGTTTCCCAAGTTCAGTCTTACGGAAATCAGGCGGTCACTAATCTTGTGAGTTTTTTGAACATTGCGGAGGATGAATCAGATACAAATGAACACTCTTTGGGAGAGGATGGGGTACATGATGACAAAGGAAATCAAGAAAGGAGGCAGTCATTGGATCGTTCTTCTTCTCTTCAGTCAGACAAGAGCAGATCCATGTCTGATGCCGCAAGTCTGCAAATTGGGAGGATCTTCCATCATATATGGTCCCAAATGCGCTCCAACAATGATGTAGTGTGTTATTGTTCCTTTGTTCTTGTCTTCCTATGGAATTTCAGTTTGCTTTCAATGGCATATCTTGCGGCTTTGTTCTTGTATGCTTTATGCGTAAATACAGGTCCGAGTTACATCTTCTGGGTTATTATGTTAATCTACACAGAGTTGTATATCTTGCTTCAGTATCTGTACCAAGTTATCATCCAACATTGTGGGGCGGAAATCCAGTCAATCCTTCTTAATGAGTTGGGCTTTCCTCGCAATAAGATCACAACATCATTTGTTATCAACACGTTGCCTCTGTTTCTAGTGTACTTGTTTACACTCTTACAGAGCTCTATAACTGCAAAAGATGGTGAATGGATTTCCACAATGGAATATGATTTTGGTAGGAGGAGAGTTCACTTCCAGCAAGAGGCTCTTTTGGGTACTAACTGGAGTGAGAGGGCATGGAAGCTGCTCGAACTGGTGGGAAATTTGGCAAAAGTGATAGTTAGTAGCTTCTCTGTCTACTGGAGATCACTAACGCAAGGAGCAGAATCTCCTCCTTACTTTGTCCAGTTGTCTTTGGATGTCCATCTATGGCCAGAGGATGGGATTCAACCGGAGAGGATTGAGTCTGCAGTAAATCAAATCCTTAGAATTGTTCATGACGAGAGATGCAAAGAAAAAGATCCTAATGTTTGTCATTCTTCTAGCAGGGTTCATGTTCAAAGCATTGAAAGAAGTACCGAAAGCTCAAATGTCGCCTTGGCTGTGTTTGAGGTGGTTTATGCATCCCCATTAGAAGAATGTAAACCAGTTGAATGGTATAAGTCGCTAACTCCAGCAGCTGATGTGGCAAAGGAGATTCTTCATGCACAACGTGCAG GTTATCTTCTTCTTGATTGTGCTCGATCGCATTATCTACCTCTGCTCATTTGCCACAGGAAAAGTCATCTTTTATCTTTTCAACCTTATCATCTTTACCTATTCTGTAACGGAGTATGCTTGGAATATGCAACCTTCACATCGACAAGCCGGTGGATTAGCGCTCCGTGCTATATATTTGACAAAATCAGTTTCTCTGGCACTGCAAGCCATACAGATCAAATACGGGGTTCCTCATAA